A stretch of Pseudochaenichthys georgianus chromosome 2, fPseGeo1.2, whole genome shotgun sequence DNA encodes these proteins:
- the map4k4 gene encoding mitogen-activated protein kinase kinase kinase kinase 4 isoform X7, with product MANDSPAKSLVDIDLASLRDPAGIFELVEVVGNGTYGQVYKGRHVKTGQLAAIKVMDVTEDEEEEIKLEINMLKKYSHHRNIATYYGAFIKKSPPGHDDQLWLVMEFCGAGSITDLVKNTKGNQLKEDWIAYISREILRGLAHLHAHHVIHRDIKGQNVLLTENAEVKLVDFGVSAQLDRTVGRRNTFIGTPYWMAPEVIACDENPDATYDYRSDLWSTGITAIEMAEGAPPLCDMHPMRALFLIPRNPPPRLKSKKWSKKFISFIEGSLVKNYTQRPPTEQLLKHPFIRDQPNERQVRIQLKDHIDRTKKKRGEKDETEYEYSGSEEEEEDPPEQEGEPSSIVNQPGESTLRRDFIRLQQENKERSEALRRQQHLQEQQLREQEEYKRQLLAERQKRIEQQKEQRRRLEEQQRREREMRRQQEREQRRREQEDKRRVEEMDRRRKEEEERRRADDEKRRNDREQDYIRRQLEEEQRHLEMLQEQLLREQAMLLLAQVCPADSSSRLAPSHRPHALQQEFKWRELEEQRKAERLHQRLQQEQAYLLSLQHQPNKTTPPQTSTLPPDRALPSPPHAQVLDAAVSVAKGSYESSRDLDSIPSDKSQSTDSDETCPNQLSNPPTPSQTEPPHSEPPQAESLEPDRPVSPPPQPIREADERYRKNIQGSPQVAPPPKQPPLPPRSSEPFSNGGPSSSEAVAMQRPMEPQVQWSHLAALKSSISTAPSPPLPPPPPPVTVSRSQSFSEPAGVNSSFAQLQLDPQQHPSPARTDPQPPLHHPQGLSRAEPQVSGEEVPPKVPVRTTSRSPVLSRRESPLPQQPGIAAGPRVAAGVEQRPLWDRVEKLQPRPGSGSSSGSSNSSSQASPGDRFRPRCESPASSKSEGSPLQRPENVPKKPDEKNLARPTRPADLTALAKELRAVDDPRPPHKVTDYSSSSEDSGTTDEEDDEEVDQEAGEESTSGPEDSRAGFPHGFRRRMSNGETESAKTMLVEDSENEKGMTSSKDGTLVIRQSQSESNSMSKHKSSSSFTPFIDPRLLQISPSSGSSLNNIAAFGPDGRLADPLKADPSRKGSVVNVNPVNTRPPSDTPEIRKYKKRFNSEILCAALWGVNLLVGTESGLMLLDRSGQGKVYPLINRRRIQQMDVLEGLNVLVTISGKKNKLRVYYLSWLRNKILHNDPEVEKKQGWVNVGELEGCVHYKVVKYERIKFLVLALKNAVEVYAWAPKPYHKFMAFKSFGDLVHKPLLVDLTVEEGQRLKVIYGSCSGFHAVDVDSGAVYDIYLPTHIQTSIQCHAIIILPNTDGIELLVCYEDEGVYVNTYGRITKDVVLQWGEMPTSVAYIRSNQIMGWGEKAIEIRSVETGHLDGVFMHKRAQRLKFLCERNDKVFFASVRTGGASQVYFMTLGRSSLMSW from the exons GGACGACATGTCAAGACTGGACAGCTGGCTGCCATCAAAGTCATGGACGTCACGGAG gatgaagaggaggaaatTAAACTGGAGATCAATATGCTGAAGAAGTATTCCCACCACCGAAACATAGCCACCTACTACGGTGCTTTCATTAAGAAGAGCCCCCCGGGACACGATGACCAGCTCTGG TTGGTGATGGAGTTCTGTGGAGCTGGGTCCATCACAGACCTGGTGAAGAACACGAAGGGGAACCAGCTGAAGGAAGACTGGATCGCCTACATCTCCAGAGAGATCCTTAGG GGTCTGGCCCACCTTCACGCCCACCACGTCATCCACCGTGACATCAAGGGTCAAAACGTCCTGTTGACTGAGAATGCAGAAGTGAAACTGG TGGACTTTGGTGTCAGTGCTCAGCTGGATCGGACCGTGGGGAGGAGGAACACCTTCATCGGGACGCCTTACTGGATGGCCCCTGAGGTCATCGCTTGCGACGAGAACCCAGACGCGACATACGACTACAGA AGCGATCTGTGGTCTACTGGCATCACAGCTATTGAGATGGCTGAAGGAGCGCCAC CACTTTGCGACATGCACCCAATGCGTGCGCTCTTCCTCATTCCCAGAAACCCTCCCCCCAGGCTCAAGTCTAAAAAATG GTCCAAAAAGTTCATCAGTTTCATCGAGGGCTCTCTGGTGAAGAACTACACGCAGCGGCCCCCCACGGAGCAGCTGCTGAAGCACCCCTTCATCCGAGACCAGCCCAACGAGAGGCAAGTCCGCATCCAGCTCAAAGACCACATCGACCGCACCAAGAAGAAGAGGGGGGAGAAAG ATGAGACGGAGTACGAGTACAGTGgcagtgaggaggaggaagaggacccCCCAGAGCAGGAGGGAGAGCCCAG CTCCATTGTCAATCAGCCAGGGGAATCCACGCTGCGCCGCGACTTCATCCGCCTGCAGCAGGAGAACAAGGAGCGCTCGGAGGCGCTGCGCCGCCAGCAGCACCTCCAGGAGCAGCAGCTCCGAGAGCAGGAGGAGTACAAGCGCCAGCTGCTGGCCGAGAGGCAGAAGCGCATCGAGCAGCAGAAGGAGCAGAGGAGGCGGCTGGAGGAG CAACAGCGTCGCGAGCGCGAGATGAGGAGGCAGCAGGAGCGAGAGCAGCGCCGCCGCGAGCAGGAGGACAAGAGGCGTGTCGAGGAGATGGATCGCAGACGTAAAGAAGAGGAAGAGCGCCGGCGGGCTGACGACGAGAAGAGGAGGAATGATCGGGAGCAG GATTACATCAGGCGCCAGCTGGAGGAGGAGCAGAGACACCTGGAGATGCTGCAGGAGCAGCTGCTGCGGGAACAGGCCATGCTGCTg TTGGCACAGGTTTGTCCGGCCGACAGCAGCTCTCGCCTCGCCCCCTCGCATCGACCCCACGCTCTGCAACAGGAGTTCAAGTGGCGGGAGCTGGAGGAGCAGCGCAAGGCCGAGCGTCTCCACCAGCGGCTGCAGCAGGAGCAGGCCTACCTGCTGTCGCTGCAGCACCAACCCAACAAGACCACGCCTCCACAGACCTCCACCCTGCCCCCTGACAGAGCCCTCCCCTCACCCCCTCACGCGCAGGTCCTCGACGCTGCTGTTTCCGTAGCAAAAGGCTCCTACGAGTCCTCCAGAGACCTTGACTCAATCCCCTCAGACAAATCCCAGAGCACCGACTCCGATGAGACTTGTCCAAACCAGCTCTcaaacccccccaccccctctcaGACTGAACCCCCTCACTCTGAACCTCCCCAGGCAGAGAGTCTGGAGCCCGATAGGCCGGTCAGTCCTCCtcctcagccaatcagagag GCAGACGAGAGGTACCGTAAGAACATTCAGGGCTCCCCTCAGGTCGCCCCCCCTCCCAAGCAGCCCCCTCTGCCTCCCCGATCCTCTGAACCTTTCTCCAACGGCGGCCCCTCCTCCTCCGAGGCCGTGGCCATGCAACGACCCATGGAGCCTCAG GTCCAGTGGTCCCACCTGGCTGCGTTAAAAAGCAGCATCAGCACCgccccctctcctcctcttcctcctcctcctccgcccgTGACGGTCTCTCGCTCGCAGTCCTTCAGCGAGCCCGCCGGCGTGAACTCTAGCTTTGCACAACTCCAGCTGGACCCCCAGCAGCACCCATCGCCCGCACGCACTGACCCCCAGCCTCCCCTCCACCACCCTCAGGGTCTCAGTAGGGCCGAGCCCCAGGTCAGCGGAGAGGAAGTTCCTCCCAAG GTACCGGTCAGGACCACCTCCAGGTCTCCAGTGCTGTCGCGCCGAGAGTCCCCTCTGCCCCAGCAGCCCGGGATCGCTGCCGGACCGAGGGTCGCTGCAGG TGTGGAGCAGCGGCCTCTGTGGGACCGGGTGGAGAAGCTGCAGCCGCGACCCGGCAGCGGCAGCTCCTCGGGATCCTCCAACTCCAGCTCTCAGGCCAGCCCTGGGGACCGCTTCAGGCCACGCTGTGAGTCCCCTG CTTCCTCCAAATCTGAAGGATCGCCTCTCCAGCGGCCTGAAAATGTTCCAAAGAAACCAGATGAAAAGAACCTGGCCAGGCCGACTCGACCAGCT GATCTGACAGCGCTTGCCAAGGAGCTTCGAGCAGTGGACGACCCGAGGCCTCCCCACAAGGTCACCGACTATTCCTCCTCCAGCGAGGACTCGGGCACCACCGACGAGGAAGACGACGAGGAGGTGGACCAGGAGGCGGGGGAGGAGTCCACCTCAGGACCCGAGGACTCCAGGGCTGG ATTTCCCCATGGCTTCCGCAGGAGGATGAGCAACGGGGAGACGGAGTCGGCTAAGACGATGCTGGTGGAGGACTCGGAGAACGAGAAAGGCATGACGTCTTCCAAGGACGGCACGCTGGTCATCAGACAG TCCCAGTCAGAAAGCAACTCCATGTCCAAACACAAGTCTTCCTCTTCCTTCACTCCGTTCATCGACCCTCGTCTTCTCCAGATCTCTCCATCCAGCGGCAGCTCCCTCAACAACATTG CAGCATTTGGGCCCGATGGACGCCTGGCCGACCCGCTGAAGGCCGACCCGTCCCGCAAAGGCTCCGTTGTCAACGTCAACCCGGTCAACACGCGGCCGCCCAGCGACACGCCGGAGATCCGCAAGTACAAGAAGAGGTTCAACTCCGAGATCCTGTGTGCTGCTCTCTGGG GAGTGAACCTGCTGGTGGGGACGGAGAGCGGGCTGATGCTGCTGGACCGGAGCGGACAGGGGAAGGTCTACCCTCTGATCAACAGGAGACGCATCCAGCAGATGGACGTCCTGGAGGGACTCAATGTCCTGGTCACGATATCGG GTAAGAAGAACAAGCTGAGAGTGTACTACCTGTCGTGGCTGAGGAACAAGATTTTGCACAACGACCCCGAGGTGGAGAAGAAGCAGGGCTGGGTGAATGTGGGCGAGCTGGAGGGCTGCGTCCACTACAAAGTCG TGAAGTATGAGAGGATTAAGTTCTTGGTGCTGGCTCTGAAGAACGCTGTGGAGGTGTACGCCTGGGCCCCCAAACCCTACCACAAGTTCATGGCGTTTAAG TCTTTTGGTGATCTGGTGCACAAGCCTCTGCTGGTGGACCTGACTGTGGAGGAAGGTCAGAGGTTAAAGGTCATCTACGGCTCCTGTTCAGGCTTCCATGCTGTGGATGTGGACTCTGGCGCCGTCTACGACATCTACCTGCCCACACAT ATCCAGACCAGCATTCAGTGCCACGCCATCATCATCCTGCCCAACACGGACGGCATCGAGCTGCTGGTGTGCTACGAGGACGAGGGCGTCTACGTCAACACCTACGGCCGCATCACCAAGGACGTGGTGCTGCAGTGGGGAGAAATGCCAACTTCAGTGG CCTACATTAGGTCAAACCAGATCATGGGCTGGGGCGAGAAGGCCATAGAGATCCGCTCCGTGGAGACGGGTCACCTGGACGGCGTCTTCATGCACAAGAGAGCCCAGAGACTCAAGTTCCTGTGTGAGAGGAACGACAAG GTCTTCTTTGCCTCTGTGCGCACTGGAGGCGCCAGCCAGGTGTATTTCATGACCCTGGGTCGCTCCTCCCTCATGAGCTGGTAG